One genomic region from Stutzerimonas decontaminans encodes:
- a CDS encoding LutB/LldF family L-lactate oxidation iron-sulfur protein has product MNAEQRIPAIQIENAGDPDFRARARKSLKDDQLRRNFRTAMDSLMTKRAVAFSDADERERLREMGNRIRARALSKLPELLERLETNLTRNGVNVHWAETVEEANNIVLEIARAHEARQVIKGKSMVSEEMEMNHFLEGHGIECLESDMGEYIVQLDHEKPSHIIMPAIHKNAGQVASLFHEKLGVEYTKDVDQLIQIGRRTLRQKFFEADIGVSGVNFAVAETGTLLLVENEGNGRMSTGVPPVHIAVTGIEKVVENLRDVVPLLSLLTRSALGQPITTYVNMISSPRKADELDGPQEVHLILLDNGRSQAFADSELRQTLNCIRCGACMNHCPVYTRVGGHTYGEVYPGPIGKIITPHMVGLDKVPDHPSASSLCGACGEVCPVKIPIPSILRRLREENIKAPDDPHKVMRGQGSKYSKKERLMWAGWRLLNTSPALYRVFGFFATRLRGLTPSNIGPWTQNHSAPKPAARSLHELAREHLEGKR; this is encoded by the coding sequence GCGATACAGATCGAGAACGCCGGTGACCCGGATTTCCGCGCCCGCGCCCGCAAGTCCCTGAAGGACGACCAGCTGCGGCGCAACTTCCGCACCGCCATGGACTCGCTGATGACCAAGCGCGCAGTGGCCTTCAGCGATGCCGACGAACGCGAGCGGCTGCGCGAGATGGGCAACCGTATCCGCGCCCGTGCACTGTCCAAGCTGCCCGAACTGCTCGAGCGACTGGAAACCAACCTGACCCGCAATGGTGTGAACGTGCACTGGGCGGAGACGGTTGAAGAGGCGAACAACATCGTCCTCGAGATCGCCCGCGCTCATGAGGCGCGCCAAGTGATCAAGGGCAAATCGATGGTCAGCGAAGAGATGGAGATGAACCATTTCCTCGAAGGCCATGGCATCGAATGCCTGGAATCGGACATGGGCGAGTACATCGTCCAGCTCGACCACGAGAAGCCTTCACATATCATCATGCCGGCAATCCACAAGAACGCCGGCCAGGTCGCGTCCCTGTTCCACGAGAAACTCGGCGTGGAGTACACCAAGGACGTCGACCAACTCATTCAGATCGGCCGCCGCACCCTGCGCCAGAAGTTCTTCGAGGCCGATATCGGCGTCTCCGGCGTGAACTTCGCGGTGGCTGAGACCGGCACCCTGTTGCTCGTGGAAAACGAGGGCAACGGGCGCATGTCCACCGGCGTGCCGCCGGTACATATCGCTGTCACCGGCATCGAGAAGGTGGTCGAGAACCTGCGTGACGTGGTCCCGCTGCTCTCGCTGCTGACCCGCTCGGCACTGGGCCAGCCGATCACCACCTACGTCAACATGATCTCCAGCCCGCGCAAGGCCGACGAGCTCGACGGCCCGCAGGAAGTGCATTTGATCCTGCTGGACAACGGCCGCAGCCAGGCTTTCGCCGACAGCGAGCTGCGCCAGACGCTGAACTGCATCCGCTGCGGCGCCTGCATGAACCATTGCCCGGTGTACACCCGCGTCGGCGGCCACACCTACGGCGAGGTCTATCCCGGACCGATCGGTAAGATCATCACGCCGCACATGGTCGGCCTGGACAAGGTGCCGGATCACCCCAGCGCCTCGTCGCTGTGCGGCGCCTGCGGCGAAGTCTGCCCGGTGAAGATCCCGATCCCGTCCATCCTGCGCCGCCTGCGTGAGGAGAACATCAAGGCACCGGACGATCCGCACAAGGTCATGCGCGGCCAGGGCAGCAAATACTCGAAGAAAGAACGACTGATGTGGGCCGGCTGGCGCCTGCTCAACACCAGCCCGGCGCTGTACCGCGTGTTCGGCTTCTTCGCCACTCGCCTGCGCGGCCTGACGCCATCGAACATCGGCCCCTGGACGCAGAACCACAGCGCACCGAAACCTGCCGCCCGCTCGCTTCACGAGCTGGCCCGCGAGCACCTGGAGGGCAAGCGATGA
- a CDS encoding LutC/YkgG family protein, giving the protein MSAKANILAKLKKSLEGTTPIVDDYDVSLVTQPWSYAPEQRIARLRQLMEAVHTEIHLTTDAGWPALLEQLLHDRQLPSLLIAPTTPYGQRFTAHCAGREGLPTLKAYDRPVEDWKDELFNDTPASLTGTLGAIASTGSLIMWPTREEPRLMSLVPPVHFAILKASEIHDNFYEIQQKFQWAAGMPTNALLVSGPSKTADIEQVLAYGAHGPKDLILLILEDA; this is encoded by the coding sequence ATGAGCGCCAAGGCCAATATCCTCGCCAAGCTGAAGAAGAGCCTGGAGGGCACCACGCCTATCGTCGATGACTACGACGTATCGCTGGTCACCCAACCCTGGAGCTACGCGCCCGAGCAGCGCATCGCCCGCTTGCGCCAGCTGATGGAAGCGGTGCACACCGAGATCCACCTGACCACGGACGCCGGTTGGCCCGCCCTCCTCGAACAGCTGCTGCATGATCGTCAACTGCCGAGCCTGCTGATCGCCCCGACCACGCCGTACGGCCAGCGCTTCACCGCGCATTGCGCTGGCCGTGAAGGCCTGCCGACGCTGAAGGCCTACGACCGCCCGGTCGAGGACTGGAAGGACGAGCTGTTCAACGACACCCCGGCGAGCCTCACCGGCACCCTCGGCGCCATCGCCTCCACCGGCAGCCTGATCATGTGGCCGACCCGCGAGGAGCCGCGCCTGATGAGCCTGGTGCCGCCGGTGCACTTCGCCATCCTCAAGGCCAGTGAGATCCACGACAACTTCTACGAGATCCAGCAGAAGTTCCAGTGGGCCGCCGGCATGCCGACCAATGCGCTGCTGGTCTCCGGCCCGTCGAAAACCGCCGACATCGAGCAGGTGCTGGCCTACGGCGCCCACGGGCCGAAGGATCTGATCCTGCTGATCCTGGAGGACGCATGA